The proteins below are encoded in one region of Campylobacter rectus:
- a CDS encoding 2-oxoacid:acceptor oxidoreductase family protein, which yields MKRQLRFVGVGGQGVILAGEILAAAKIEEGGYGIKASTYTSQVRGGPTKVDIILDEREIFYPYANEGEIEFMLATAQVSFEQFKEGVKDGGIIVVEPNLVRASDEDKKRWKIYEIPIISIAKDEVGNVITQSVVALAVAVRMSGCLDVGLVKRVMLSKVPKKVYGENEKAYELGLKYAKIC from the coding sequence ATGAAAAGGCAGTTAAGATTCGTCGGAGTGGGCGGCCAGGGCGTGATATTAGCGGGCGAAATTTTAGCCGCGGCCAAGATCGAGGAGGGCGGATACGGCATCAAGGCCTCGACCTATACCTCGCAGGTGCGCGGAGGACCGACGAAGGTCGATATTATCCTCGATGAGCGCGAGATCTTCTATCCCTATGCAAACGAGGGCGAGATCGAGTTTATGCTTGCTACCGCACAGGTTAGCTTCGAGCAGTTTAAAGAGGGCGTAAAAGATGGCGGCATCATCGTCGTCGAGCCAAATTTGGTGCGAGCTAGCGACGAGGATAAAAAACGGTGGAAAATCTACGAAATACCGATCATCTCCATCGCTAAAGACGAAGTGGGCAACGTCATAACCCAAAGCGTCGTCGCGCTCGCCGTCGCCGTGCGGATGAGCGGCTGCCTGGATGTCGGGCTCGTAAAACGCGTGATGCTCTCAAAAGTGCCTAAAAAAGTTTACGGCGAAAATGAAAAAGCCTATGAGCTGGGGCTTAAATACGCCAAAATTTGCTAA
- a CDS encoding flavodoxin domain-containing protein, translating into MSIGIFYASAKGHTKAACEYLAGKVSGAQLIDVKDAKAAEDFAKFDVIIVAAPSYGDGELQADWVEKLPLLKAGCKGKKAAILAVGNQANHPQTLFSGAVDFLPYLKDAQIFGASDVDGYKFNHSAFFINGKFIGLALDVKGDENYSKRIDKWVEENKPILF; encoded by the coding sequence ATGAGTATCGGGATTTTTTACGCGAGTGCGAAAGGCCACACCAAGGCTGCGTGCGAGTATCTAGCCGGTAAGGTGAGCGGCGCGCAGCTAATCGACGTCAAGGACGCCAAGGCGGCGGAGGATTTTGCCAAATTTGACGTCATAATAGTAGCCGCGCCAAGCTACGGCGACGGCGAACTGCAGGCGGACTGGGTGGAGAAACTGCCGCTTTTAAAAGCCGGCTGCAAAGGCAAAAAAGCGGCGATCCTAGCCGTCGGCAATCAAGCCAACCACCCGCAGACGCTTTTTAGCGGTGCGGTGGATTTTCTGCCGTATCTAAAAGATGCGCAAATTTTCGGCGCTAGCGACGTGGACGGATATAAATTTAACCACTCCGCGTTTTTTATTAACGGCAAATTTATCGGCCTAGCGCTTGACGTTAAAGGCGATGAAAATTACTCAAAACGCATCGACAAGTGGGTCGAGGAAAACAAGCCTATTTTATTCTAA
- a CDS encoding lactate/malate family dehydrogenase, whose product MKISVIGAGNVGASAASAILLRGIADDIALVDIFGDVARAKAIDLSQSAAVFGLDASVAGGDDFELIADSDIVVVTAGSPRKEGQTREDLLLKNAGIVKGTVEKIAKFAPNCVIINVTNPLDALTYLVYKTSGFDKNRVLGMAGELDSARLKYEISQKTGLKNSAFSAHIIGSHNDDMVALQSNVSVDLGGEFDAVAQEAKTGGAKIVKLLGTSAYYAPGAAAAKMCEAIKTDSEQWLSCCVIEGECAGGRLVRLGKNGVREIREPSAEEKAALEKGESQTAVNIKFLKESGVIA is encoded by the coding sequence ATGAAAATTTCAGTTATCGGAGCCGGAAACGTAGGCGCAAGCGCGGCTAGCGCTATTTTGCTAAGAGGCATAGCAGACGATATCGCGCTAGTGGATATTTTCGGCGACGTGGCGCGCGCAAAGGCGATCGACCTATCTCAGAGTGCGGCGGTTTTCGGCCTGGATGCGAGCGTCGCGGGCGGTGATGATTTTGAGCTGATCGCGGATAGCGACATCGTGGTCGTGACCGCCGGAAGTCCTAGAAAAGAGGGGCAGACTAGAGAGGATTTGCTGCTAAAAAACGCAGGCATCGTAAAAGGCACGGTGGAGAAAATAGCTAAATTTGCCCCAAACTGCGTCATCATAAACGTAACAAACCCGCTCGATGCGCTCACGTATCTAGTCTATAAAACTAGTGGTTTTGATAAAAACAGGGTGCTAGGGATGGCTGGCGAACTAGACTCTGCGCGCCTAAAATACGAGATCTCTCAAAAAACCGGACTAAAAAACAGCGCATTTAGCGCGCACATAATAGGCTCTCACAACGACGATATGGTGGCGCTTCAAAGTAACGTGAGCGTGGATCTGGGCGGCGAATTTGACGCGGTAGCGCAGGAGGCTAAAACTGGCGGCGCGAAGATCGTTAAGCTGCTTGGCACGTCGGCGTATTACGCTCCGGGCGCGGCTGCGGCCAAGATGTGCGAGGCGATAAAAACGGATAGCGAGCAGTGGCTAAGCTGCTGCGTGATAGAGGGTGAGTGCGCGGGCGGTAGGCTGGTTAGGCTCGGCAAAAACGGCGTTCGCGAGATAAGAGAGCCAAGCGCGGAGGAAAAAGCAGCACTTGAAAAAGGCGAATCGCAAACGGCTGTAAATATCAAATTTTTAAAAGAGAGCGGGGTAATCGCGTAG
- a CDS encoding 2-oxoglutarate synthase subunit alpha, with the protein MSEFLNNNGDKREIIASGNELVALAAVECGCNFFGGYPITPSSEIAHELSVLLPKHGGKFIQMEDEIAGISVALGASMSGAKAMTASSGPGISLKAEQIGLGFIAEVPLVIVNVMRGGPSTGLPTRVAQGDLLQAKNPTHGDVNSIVIAPSSLEECYTQTVRAFNLAERFMTPVFLLLDETIGHMHAKAVLPQTSELEIYSRRQFSGDPADYRPYRAAADEPAVLNKFFGGYRYHVTGLHHGETGFPTEDGAVVDYNIKRLFNKINAHAHEIELYEEFMLDDAKICIIAFGSVARAAKEAVLNLREKGVKVGLFKPITLFPTPSAKLREISAKFSKILICELNLGQYTGEIIKATLREDFKTLLKANGRPISPQEIAQKIGEFDGI; encoded by the coding sequence ATGAGCGAATTTTTAAATAATAACGGCGATAAAAGAGAAATCATCGCTAGCGGCAACGAGCTAGTCGCGCTTGCGGCGGTGGAGTGCGGGTGTAACTTTTTCGGCGGTTATCCGATCACGCCAAGCAGCGAGATCGCGCACGAACTAAGCGTCTTGCTGCCAAAGCACGGCGGTAAATTTATCCAGATGGAGGACGAGATCGCGGGCATCTCGGTAGCTCTTGGAGCCTCGATGAGCGGGGCAAAGGCGATGACCGCAAGCTCGGGCCCAGGCATCTCGCTAAAGGCCGAGCAGATCGGGCTTGGCTTTATCGCGGAGGTACCGCTAGTTATCGTAAACGTCATGCGCGGCGGGCCTAGTACGGGGCTGCCTACCCGCGTAGCGCAGGGTGATCTCCTGCAGGCAAAAAACCCGACTCATGGCGACGTAAACAGCATCGTTATCGCGCCATCTAGCCTAGAGGAGTGCTATACGCAGACCGTTCGCGCGTTTAATCTCGCCGAGAGGTTCATGACGCCCGTGTTTTTGCTACTGGATGAGACGATCGGGCACATGCACGCAAAGGCCGTGTTGCCACAGACTAGCGAGCTAGAGATCTACTCGCGCAGACAGTTTAGCGGCGATCCGGCGGACTACCGCCCGTACAGGGCCGCGGCGGACGAGCCTGCCGTGCTAAATAAATTTTTCGGCGGTTACCGCTATCACGTCACGGGCCTGCATCACGGCGAGACGGGATTTCCGACCGAGGACGGCGCGGTCGTGGACTACAACATCAAGCGCCTTTTTAACAAAATAAACGCGCACGCGCACGAGATCGAGCTTTACGAGGAGTTTATGCTAGATGACGCGAAGATTTGCATTATCGCGTTTGGCTCCGTGGCTCGCGCGGCAAAGGAAGCGGTGCTAAATTTACGCGAAAAAGGCGTGAAAGTAGGGCTTTTTAAGCCTATCACGCTATTTCCGACGCCAAGTGCGAAACTACGAGAAATATCGGCTAAATTTAGCAAAATCTTAATCTGCGAGTTAAATTTAGGCCAGTATACGGGCGAGATAATCAAAGCCACGCTAAGAGAGGACTTTAAGACGCTGCTAAAAGCCAACGGCCGCCCGATCAGCCCGCAAGAAATAGCGCAAAAAATAGGAGAATTTGATGGCATTTAA
- a CDS encoding 4Fe-4S dicluster domain-containing protein, whose product MLIRNDVPVWVDISRCKACDICVSCCPAGVLAMAVEPRAVLGKTIEVVYPEACIGCRECELHCPDFAIYVAEKGFKFAKLTAESKERATAVKENKFEKLEAEQ is encoded by the coding sequence ATGCTGATACGAAACGACGTTCCCGTTTGGGTCGATATCTCGCGCTGTAAGGCATGCGATATCTGCGTGAGCTGCTGTCCTGCGGGCGTGCTGGCGATGGCCGTAGAGCCGCGCGCGGTGCTAGGTAAAACGATCGAAGTGGTGTATCCGGAGGCCTGTATCGGGTGCAGAGAGTGCGAGCTGCACTGCCCGGATTTTGCTATTTACGTGGCGGAGAAGGGGTTTAAATTCGCCAAACTGACCGCCGAGAGTAAAGAGCGCGCTACCGCCGTAAAAGAGAATAAATTTGAAAAATTAGAGGCGGAGCAATGA
- the pgsA gene encoding CDP-diacylglycerol--glycerol-3-phosphate 3-phosphatidyltransferase: MSLNLPNALAFLRVFLAPLMFWLLLSVNSFSGVHVSWMNYFAALVFVIASVTDFFDGFIARAWDQKTKLGAVIDPLADKMLTLGAFLGLMMIDRASPWAVYLILVREFFITGFRVVMAGEGVEVAASMAGKVKTVFQMIAIGFLTMQWPLGEFLLWLSVALTLYSGFEYVAAYIKATKKS, encoded by the coding sequence ATGAGTCTAAATTTACCAAACGCCCTAGCCTTCCTGCGCGTATTTCTCGCACCCCTGATGTTTTGGCTGCTACTTAGCGTAAATTCCTTCTCAGGCGTGCACGTTAGCTGGATGAACTACTTTGCCGCGCTCGTCTTCGTGATCGCTAGTGTCACGGACTTTTTCGACGGATTTATCGCGCGCGCGTGGGATCAAAAGACCAAGCTCGGAGCCGTGATCGACCCGCTCGCGGATAAGATGCTGACTCTTGGCGCATTTTTAGGGCTTATGATGATAGACCGCGCGAGCCCGTGGGCGGTGTATCTCATCCTCGTTCGCGAGTTTTTTATCACGGGATTTCGCGTCGTGATGGCGGGCGAAGGCGTAGAAGTCGCCGCATCTATGGCGGGCAAGGTCAAAACGGTCTTTCAGATGATCGCGATCGGTTTTTTAACTATGCAGTGGCCTCTTGGCGAGTTTTTACTATGGCTTAGCGTCGCACTGACGCTATATTCGGGCTTTGAGTACGTCGCGGCATATATAAAGGCGACGAAAAAGAGTTAA
- a CDS encoding YggS family pyridoxal phosphate-dependent enzyme → MKLAQILERIENARTGEAVKLIAVSKNVTTKEVLELFEQGQTSFGENRVQELKNKSEILSNLPIEWHFIGRLQSNKINHLLALKPALWQSCESVEAALAVDKRLICELPCLLQINSAHEDTKQGISPEAAQDAFLQIAQECKFLKPIGVMSIGAHAIDERVVQKSFETTRKIYENLQPRGAKICSMGMSGDFELAIKSGSNMIRLGSILYS, encoded by the coding sequence ATGAAGCTCGCGCAAATTTTAGAACGCATCGAAAATGCGCGCACGGGCGAAGCCGTGAAGCTAATCGCCGTGAGCAAAAACGTAACGACTAAAGAGGTTTTGGAGCTTTTTGAGCAAGGGCAAACGAGCTTTGGCGAAAACCGCGTGCAAGAGCTCAAAAACAAGAGCGAAATTTTATCAAATTTGCCGATCGAGTGGCACTTCATCGGGCGACTTCAAAGCAACAAAATAAACCATCTACTAGCGCTCAAACCCGCTCTTTGGCAAAGCTGCGAGAGCGTAGAGGCCGCGCTTGCGGTGGATAAGAGGCTTATTTGCGAGCTGCCTTGCCTGCTGCAGATAAACTCGGCGCATGAAGACACAAAACAAGGCATCTCGCCCGAGGCCGCGCAGGATGCGTTTTTACAAATCGCGCAGGAGTGTAAATTTCTAAAACCCATCGGCGTGATGAGTATCGGCGCGCACGCCATAGACGAAAGAGTCGTGCAAAAGAGCTTTGAGACTACGCGTAAAATTTACGAAAATCTGCAACCTCGCGGCGCAAAAATTTGCTCGATGGGTATGAGCGGCGACTTTGAACTAGCGATAAAAAGTGGGTCAAATATGATTCGTTTGGGGTCGATTTTATATAGCTGA
- the rseP gene encoding RIP metalloprotease RseP, with the protein MKGIIFTAAILVIGIYAYSWHFLITVLVISFLIFFHELGHFLAARMLKVGVLKFSVGYGQSIYSKTIGGTEYAIGAIPLGGYVSLKGQEDDKPGLKNEDADSYTRLSPLGRIFILFAGPFFNFALAFFIFIALGHIGVERLAPTVGKVLENSAAASAGLQKGDKILNINGIKISEWDEISKNVNLTSTAITLERAGEIKTINLTPKIGQSVTIFGEKIEKPLIGISPSGEAVTIRNTGFSSLKFALVETINASKLIFTGLEKLIAGVVPLKEMGGIIQITDITSKAAGIGVSTLLIIAALISVNLGVLNLLPIPALDGGHIFFNLYEMIFRREMNEKVYIGLTYCGWAFLFCLMAFATFNDVMRLSGAGQ; encoded by the coding sequence TTGAAAGGCATTATATTTACCGCCGCTATCCTTGTGATCGGCATTTATGCGTATTCGTGGCACTTTTTGATCACGGTTTTGGTGATTAGCTTCCTTATATTTTTCCACGAGCTGGGCCACTTTCTCGCCGCTCGTATGTTAAAAGTCGGCGTACTAAAATTTAGCGTGGGTTATGGGCAAAGCATCTATTCAAAAACCATCGGCGGCACCGAGTACGCAATCGGCGCGATACCGCTTGGCGGCTACGTGAGCCTAAAAGGGCAAGAGGACGACAAGCCGGGGCTAAAAAACGAGGATGCCGACAGCTACACGAGGCTTAGCCCGCTAGGACGCATTTTCATTCTTTTTGCCGGACCGTTTTTTAACTTCGCTTTGGCATTTTTTATCTTTATCGCGCTCGGACACATCGGGGTCGAGAGGCTAGCACCGACTGTCGGCAAAGTACTGGAAAACTCCGCCGCAGCAAGCGCCGGACTGCAAAAAGGCGATAAAATTTTAAACATAAACGGCATCAAAATCAGCGAATGGGACGAGATAAGCAAAAACGTAAATTTAACCTCCACAGCGATCACGCTCGAGCGTGCGGGTGAAATAAAAACGATAAATTTGACGCCTAAAATCGGGCAGAGCGTGACGATATTTGGCGAAAAGATAGAAAAACCGCTCATCGGCATTTCCCCATCAGGCGAGGCCGTCACGATACGAAATACCGGATTTAGCTCGCTCAAATTTGCGCTCGTTGAGACCATAAACGCTTCAAAGCTCATATTTACGGGACTTGAAAAGCTCATCGCGGGCGTCGTGCCGCTAAAAGAGATGGGCGGCATCATCCAGATCACCGACATCACCTCAAAGGCCGCAGGTATCGGCGTCTCGACCCTACTCATCATCGCCGCGCTGATCTCCGTAAATTTAGGCGTGCTAAACCTGCTCCCGATCCCCGCGCTTGACGGCGGACATATATTTTTTAACCTTTACGAGATGATTTTCCGCCGCGAGATGAACGAAAAAGTCTATATCGGCCTCACCTACTGCGGCTGGGCGTTTTTGTTCTGCCTGATGGCGTTTGCGACCTTTAACGACGTGATGCGCCTAAGCGGAGCGGGACAATGA
- a CDS encoding enoyl-ACP reductase translates to MSRENEFKGKTLVISGGTRGIGRAIVEEFAANGVNIAFTYNSNEELAKTQAAQLEANYSIKARTYALNILEPETYKDLFLEIDADFDRIDFFVSNAIISGRPVAGGYTKFMKLRPRGINNIFTATVNAFVVGAQEAAKRMEKTGGGSIISLSSTGNLVYIENYAGHGTAKAAVEAMARYAATELGEKNIRVNVVSGGPIETDALRAFTNYEEVRDKTAELSPLNRMGQPTDIAGACLFLCSSKAGWVTGHTFIIDGGTTFK, encoded by the coding sequence ATGAGCCGTGAAAACGAATTTAAAGGCAAAACTTTAGTCATCAGCGGCGGCACTCGCGGCATCGGACGAGCTATCGTAGAGGAATTCGCCGCAAATGGCGTAAATATCGCTTTCACCTACAACTCAAACGAAGAGCTCGCCAAAACCCAGGCCGCCCAGCTTGAGGCAAACTACAGCATCAAAGCTAGGACCTACGCGCTAAATATACTTGAGCCGGAGACCTACAAAGACCTATTTTTAGAGATCGACGCGGACTTCGATAGGATCGATTTTTTCGTCTCAAACGCCATCATCTCGGGTCGCCCAGTAGCAGGCGGATATACGAAATTTATGAAACTCCGCCCTCGCGGTATCAATAACATCTTCACCGCGACCGTAAATGCCTTTGTCGTGGGCGCGCAAGAGGCCGCAAAACGTATGGAAAAAACGGGCGGCGGCAGCATTATCTCGCTCTCATCGACCGGCAATCTCGTCTATATCGAAAACTACGCAGGCCACGGCACCGCAAAAGCCGCGGTCGAGGCGATGGCGCGATATGCCGCAACCGAACTAGGCGAAAAAAATATCCGCGTAAACGTCGTTAGCGGCGGCCCGATCGAGACGGACGCGCTGCGAGCCTTTACCAACTACGAAGAGGTGCGCGATAAAACCGCCGAGCTAAGCCCGCTAAATCGCATGGGTCAGCCTACCGATATCGCCGGAGCGTGCTTGTTTCTGTGCAGCTCAAAAGCCGGCTGGGTCACGGGCCACACCTTCATCATCGACGGTGGCACGACTTTTAAATGA
- a CDS encoding DUF4214 domain-containing protein — protein sequence MSLTQSHISALYIALFGRASEGAGNKFWLNAANTQNLSMADIANAMLNTGAAKEYFGGNLNTDEKFINHIYENVLGKGAGIDKEGKAFWINKLKEGANKGFIASQLLKEALDPKYSNSTDEATKAAHNLLVNKVLASNMVADSIQNVPNSSIQNALKSFTDINSNISSTLKANDIKKVIQDNKGNLTVDESKLDESAKQNNKVKILSQVTGKSEDEIKQILPKEDNPSTPDTPTPPDNPTPPTPPAPNPQPEPNPNPPQPPVPNPEPNKEVDVATFLQQAAKPENADKKFDIKDTSENISKNLDNIQKHLSKIKILDSSDNAKIKIEKSKYEAIKDIVSQDDKDNKVYEQTGKAAMKPIDVKDGKALTWEYTNDTTGITYKIEFGKHHAQPENSDIKVDMPDGKFYNGEDMIKDYKISAYKIYEKDGYKVTEEYTPSTSKSGDITRDKFDVNGILEEKILERSGGEKLTLTYEDGKLSHASKTDPEYANTDINFKVSKDSENLDYKGKLYLNAESPERLFTLNPNFNYKGKVTVTDSALNTKWTADIGKDEVVYRAYDGKSSNNVTLVSKAAYTVNGYGHDNFDIAQTLQENANLKKISINADADHLTSGSKMAVLDNTKDKITLPSNITELTRAQDGVNLENIEQKLSTLGVGKAQYFLQNVGDNKFNAYMALNTDGVEGYQKGSDTLIEIKNVEYRSYFTNIKDGATSIYMKSTPDFTVPNPSSFENAVAKNVAGGKATIWEYEDTAAKKTYRIVFDKEQDENSGFKFADGVFFDKNGKVLNVTNWQTRAKVYEIDKSTPNVEVEKTLDNNEGGRVIQTVTKTYDATNKLIKQVLQGTKYCQNDRTIDVTYENEQIKSATATSAQYANKTVKFDVSADNDASLLATKSPLLMDLSTPWNLNPLNDITKSFNGTATVTDKALNSKIVANVGNTETVFKFYENINSNKIKLISKAQGKSGSFLSKEEFDIKETIAQNPDIKNISIEAGNKITQISKGEKIKLPENIAKISKAADGTDSSNLTKNLANLKNGEGAYFLQNVGGNKFDAYLALNTDGVEGYQEGSDTLVKIAGVGYGTGFSDVDSGYTTLLG from the coding sequence ATGTCCCTAACCCAGTCCCATATCTCTGCTTTATATATAGCACTGTTTGGTAGAGCCAGTGAAGGCGCCGGAAATAAATTCTGGCTAAATGCCGCAAATACTCAAAACCTAAGTATGGCGGATATCGCAAATGCTATGCTTAATACCGGTGCGGCAAAAGAGTATTTCGGAGGTAATTTAAATACCGACGAAAAGTTTATAAACCATATCTATGAAAACGTACTGGGTAAAGGTGCGGGTATAGATAAAGAGGGTAAAGCCTTTTGGATAAATAAATTAAAAGAAGGAGCTAATAAAGGTTTTATAGCAAGCCAGCTTCTTAAAGAAGCTCTTGATCCTAAATACTCAAACAGTACCGATGAAGCTACTAAAGCGGCTCACAATCTTTTAGTAAATAAAGTACTTGCTTCAAATATGGTAGCAGATAGCATACAAAACGTTCCTAACTCAAGCATACAAAACGCTTTAAAATCTTTTACGGATATTAATAGCAATATATCCTCTACTTTAAAAGCAAATGATATAAAAAAGGTTATACAAGACAATAAAGGAAATTTAACCGTAGACGAATCCAAACTGGATGAATCCGCAAAACAAAACAATAAGGTTAAGATTTTATCTCAAGTAACGGGTAAGAGTGAAGATGAGATAAAACAGATACTGCCTAAAGAAGATAATCCAAGTACTCCGGATACCCCTACTCCACCCGATAACCCTACTCCTCCTACTCCTCCTGCGCCAAATCCGCAGCCTGAACCAAACCCAAATCCTCCTCAACCGCCGGTACCGAATCCTGAACCGAATAAAGAGGTCGATGTAGCTACGTTTTTACAACAAGCCGCAAAACCCGAGAATGCGGATAAGAAATTCGACATAAAGGATACGTCGGAAAATATATCAAAGAACCTTGATAATATACAAAAACATCTATCTAAAATCAAAATTTTAGATAGCTCCGATAATGCAAAAATAAAAATCGAAAAATCAAAATACGAAGCTATAAAAGATATAGTGTCGCAGGATGATAAGGACAATAAAGTTTACGAACAAACCGGCAAGGCAGCTATGAAGCCTATCGACGTAAAAGACGGAAAAGCCCTTACCTGGGAATACACAAACGATACTACGGGTATCACTTATAAGATAGAATTTGGCAAACACCATGCTCAGCCTGAAAATTCCGATATAAAAGTCGATATGCCGGACGGTAAATTTTATAACGGCGAAGATATGATTAAGGACTACAAGATATCAGCTTATAAAATTTACGAAAAAGACGGCTACAAAGTAACCGAAGAATACACTCCCAGCACCTCGAAATCAGGCGATATCACTAGAGATAAATTTGACGTAAACGGCATACTGGAAGAAAAAATCCTAGAAAGATCCGGCGGCGAAAAGCTCACTCTGACCTATGAGGACGGCAAATTAAGCCACGCTAGCAAAACCGATCCCGAATACGCAAATACCGATATAAATTTCAAGGTCAGCAAAGATAGCGAAAATCTGGACTACAAAGGCAAGCTGTATCTAAACGCAGAATCGCCCGAGCGTTTATTCACGCTCAATCCGAATTTCAATTACAAAGGCAAAGTCACGGTAACCGATAGCGCGCTAAATACGAAATGGACCGCCGATATCGGAAAAGACGAAGTGGTATATAGAGCATACGATGGAAAGTCGTCAAATAATGTGACTCTAGTATCAAAGGCCGCATATACCGTCAATGGCTATGGACACGATAACTTCGACATAGCTCAAACGCTACAAGAAAATGCAAATTTGAAAAAGATAAGTATCAATGCCGATGCCGATCACTTAACAAGCGGCTCAAAGATGGCGGTGCTGGATAATACAAAAGATAAAATCACGCTTCCTTCAAATATCACCGAGCTAACAAGAGCACAAGACGGCGTAAATCTAGAAAACATCGAGCAAAAGCTATCTACGCTTGGGGTCGGCAAGGCGCAGTATTTCTTGCAAAACGTCGGAGATAATAAATTTAACGCCTATATGGCGCTAAATACCGACGGCGTAGAGGGGTACCAAAAAGGCAGCGATACTTTAATAGAGATAAAAAACGTCGAATACAGAAGTTATTTTACAAATATAAAAGACGGTGCGACCTCAATCTATATGAAATCAACGCCTGATTTTACCGTTCCTAATCCGTCCAGCTTCGAAAACGCCGTAGCCAAAAACGTAGCAGGCGGTAAAGCCACAATCTGGGAATACGAAGATACGGCGGCTAAAAAAACATATCGAATCGTTTTTGACAAAGAGCAAGACGAAAATAGCGGATTTAAATTCGCCGATGGGGTATTTTTCGATAAAAACGGAAAAGTGCTAAACGTAACAAACTGGCAAACTAGAGCCAAAGTCTACGAGATAGACAAATCCACTCCAAACGTCGAAGTTGAAAAAACATTAGACAATAACGAAGGCGGCAGGGTTATTCAAACCGTAACCAAAACCTACGACGCTACAAACAAGCTAATAAAACAGGTACTGCAAGGCACTAAGTATTGTCAAAACGATAGAACCATAGACGTAACCTACGAAAACGAACAGATAAAATCGGCTACGGCAACGAGCGCGCAATACGCCAATAAAACGGTAAAATTTGACGTTAGCGCCGATAACGACGCTTCGTTGCTAGCTACGAAATCGCCTCTTTTAATGGATTTATCTACACCTTGGAATCTAAATCCGCTAAATGATATAACCAAAAGCTTTAACGGCACCGCAACCGTAACCGACAAAGCTCTAAACTCAAAAATAGTGGCGAACGTGGGAAATACCGAAACGGTCTTTAAATTTTATGAGAATATAAACTCGAATAAAATCAAGCTCATATCAAAAGCGCAGGGTAAAAGCGGATCGTTTTTGAGCAAGGAGGAATTTGATATCAAGGAAACTATCGCTCAAAATCCCGACATCAAAAATATATCGATAGAAGCCGGCAACAAGATAACGCAGATATCAAAAGGCGAGAAGATAAAGCTGCCTGAAAATATCGCTAAAATCTCAAAGGCCGCAGACGGCACCGACTCGTCGAATTTGACGAAAAATCTAGCAAATTTGAAAAACGGCGAGGGCGCTTATTTCCTACAAAATGTAGGCGGAAATAAATTTGACGCGTATCTGGCACTAAACACCGACGGCGTAGAGGGCTATCAAGAAGGTAGCGATACCTTAGTCAAAATCGCAGGCGTAGGCTATGGCACCGGCTTTAGCGACGTAGATAGCGGATATACGACGCTGCTAGGCTAA
- a CDS encoding 2-oxoglutarate ferredoxin oxidoreductase subunit beta, producing the protein MAFNYDDYLRTDKTPTLWCWGCGDGVILKALIRAIHKLGWDMNDVCVVSGIGCSGRFSSYINCNTVHTTHGRAIAYATGIKLANPDKHVIVVTGDGDGLAIGGNHTIHGCRRNIDLNHVLINNFIYGLTNSQTSPTTPIGFWTVTAQQGNIDPNFDACKLATAAGATFVARSSVIEPAKLEKIFAEGFEHDGYSFFDVFSNCHINLGRKNKMGQATQMLEWIDGRTTSKAKFDAMSEEEREGKFPLGVLHKDESRIEYTKAYDMVIKAARDGEEIDFGALK; encoded by the coding sequence ATGGCATTTAACTACGATGATTATCTACGCACGGACAAAACGCCGACTCTGTGGTGCTGGGGCTGCGGCGACGGCGTGATACTAAAGGCGCTAATCCGCGCAATCCATAAGCTAGGTTGGGATATGAACGACGTTTGCGTGGTCTCTGGTATCGGTTGCTCGGGACGCTTTAGCTCCTACATCAACTGCAACACCGTCCACACGACGCACGGGCGTGCTATCGCCTATGCTACGGGTATCAAGCTTGCAAACCCGGATAAACACGTCATCGTAGTAACCGGCGACGGCGACGGGCTAGCGATAGGCGGCAATCACACGATCCACGGATGCCGTAGAAATATAGATTTAAACCACGTTTTGATAAATAACTTCATCTACGGGCTAACAAACTCCCAAACCAGCCCGACCACGCCGATAGGATTTTGGACGGTGACGGCGCAGCAGGGCAACATCGATCCGAATTTTGACGCGTGCAAGCTCGCAACCGCCGCAGGAGCGACCTTCGTAGCGCGCAGTAGCGTGATAGAGCCCGCAAAGCTGGAAAAGATATTTGCCGAGGGCTTTGAGCATGACGGATACAGCTTTTTTGACGTATTTTCAAACTGTCACATAAATCTGGGCCGCAAAAACAAGATGGGGCAGGCTACGCAGATGCTAGAGTGGATCGACGGCCGCACGACTAGCAAGGCTAAATTTGACGCGATGAGCGAGGAGGAGCGAGAGGGTAAATTTCCTCTGGGAGTGCTGCACAAAGACGAGTCGCGCATAGAGTACACCAAGGCTTACGACATGGTGATAAAAGCCGCCAGAGACGGCGAGGAAATCGACTTTGGAGCGCTAAAATGA